The proteins below are encoded in one region of Paenibacillus albus:
- a CDS encoding LysR family transcriptional regulator gives MKTESLEAFLRTAELKSLTRASELLHISQPALSKQIRSLEDELATQLLIRSTSGVSLTTSGQILYERSKRIMEEVGALKREIAFNDGTKVQLNIGSWPSIATAYLPSRIARNKQQDNLSEYKIRVSYSYYDLLKNLENGSIDAALFDDRGITHSFCSSPVFTEVFLLYVNRSHPSFGARDEVTFKEIKDEAFVMLPEGCDIRMLVENEFVERGAKLQISFEIELGQSILGFIQSNLGIAILPEIFVSQAGSEVKAIPISDFNSVRQISLLTREDAVNRVLLALFQTN, from the coding sequence ATGAAAACGGAATCGTTAGAAGCTTTCCTGCGGACGGCCGAGCTGAAGAGCTTAACGAGGGCGAGTGAATTATTGCATATTAGTCAGCCTGCGCTTAGCAAGCAAATCCGAAGCTTGGAGGATGAGCTGGCAACGCAGTTATTGATTCGTTCAACAAGCGGCGTGTCATTAACGACATCTGGACAAATCCTATATGAACGAAGCAAACGAATCATGGAGGAAGTCGGTGCGCTGAAAAGGGAGATCGCCTTTAATGACGGAACGAAGGTCCAGCTTAATATCGGTTCATGGCCTAGCATCGCGACGGCTTACTTGCCTTCACGAATCGCAAGAAATAAGCAGCAGGATAACCTATCGGAATATAAGATCCGAGTGTCCTACAGTTATTATGATCTGTTAAAAAATTTAGAGAACGGGTCAATTGATGCCGCCTTGTTTGATGACCGCGGAATTACTCACTCTTTCTGTTCATCCCCTGTGTTTACGGAAGTGTTCTTACTTTATGTAAATCGAAGTCATCCCTCATTCGGCGCTCGAGATGAAGTAACCTTCAAAGAGATTAAAGACGAAGCCTTCGTGATGCTGCCTGAGGGATGCGATATCCGGATGCTGGTGGAGAATGAGTTCGTCGAAAGAGGCGCAAAGCTTCAGATCTCCTTCGAAATTGAGCTCGGACAGAGTATCCTCGGGTTCATTCAATCCAATCTGGGGATCGCCATTCTGCCGGAAATATTCGTTAGCCAAGCGGGCAGCGAGGTGAAGGCCATTCCGATTTCGGACTTCAATTCCGTTCGGCAGATTTCGCTCCTGACACGGGAAGATGCCGTGAATCGCGTACTGCTAGCTTTATTCCAAACTAACTAA
- a CDS encoding YgaP family membrane protein encodes MKNVGGADKTIRILLGVLLLSLFYFPDGYWKLLGLSSLPFFITGFTQRCGINKLLGRNTCRIR; translated from the coding sequence GTGAAAAATGTTGGCGGTGCAGATAAAACAATTCGAATCCTTCTAGGTGTATTGCTTCTTTCTTTGTTCTATTTTCCAGATGGATATTGGAAGCTGCTTGGATTAAGCAGTTTACCATTCTTCATTACCGGCTTCACGCAGCGATGCGGAATCAATAAATTGCTAGGCCGCAATACCTGCAGAATTCGATAA
- a CDS encoding GerAB/ArcD/ProY family transporter, which produces MVKISNWQLFWLILTLEISMSMWLTISPAIQAAKQDAWLSLILAGIIGLAVTLIIIKVCQQHHSQSLIELSQTLFGKWVGKLISILYVATWYVVASNILRIFAEFIQQTLFHNTPYWIISACMVAAITFITYIGSIESIGRFNEMAGPLLLISITITLILNVPNLHLSLLMPVYYDSGTQSILKGSLSNASFLGESILLMMLNPFLAKPQQALRPALLAILIPSILTVMTAAMVVATFGNVIGGSVYFPYFSMVRFINVLGFIQNMDVWIVFIWIFSVYVKLAVYLFVNSYGSAQLLGFKKWRRMIFFTSPAIFVLSVLPRNLIIALDFKNEVWLGYVFPILIIGLPLIMLVMGKLRGTQAHSR; this is translated from the coding sequence ATGGTGAAAATATCGAATTGGCAGTTGTTCTGGCTCATTCTAACGCTTGAAATTTCGATGAGCATGTGGCTAACCATTTCGCCGGCTATTCAAGCCGCAAAGCAGGATGCATGGTTGTCGCTCATCCTAGCGGGTATTATCGGTCTGGCAGTAACTTTAATCATTATAAAGGTCTGTCAGCAGCACCATTCGCAAAGCTTGATCGAGCTCAGCCAGACGTTATTCGGCAAATGGGTCGGCAAATTGATAAGCATCCTATATGTGGCAACCTGGTACGTGGTCGCGTCCAATATATTGCGTATCTTCGCAGAGTTCATTCAACAAACGCTGTTCCATAATACGCCCTATTGGATCATATCTGCATGTATGGTGGCAGCCATAACATTCATCACTTACATAGGGAGCATCGAATCGATCGGTCGATTTAATGAAATGGCGGGACCACTGCTGTTGATTAGCATTACAATTACATTGATACTCAACGTGCCTAACCTGCATCTATCGCTTCTCATGCCGGTCTATTACGATTCCGGTACGCAATCCATTCTGAAGGGCTCTCTGTCAAACGCGTCGTTCCTTGGGGAATCGATCCTTCTTATGATGCTGAACCCCTTCTTAGCCAAACCGCAGCAAGCACTGAGGCCGGCGTTGTTAGCCATCCTCATTCCATCGATATTAACGGTTATGACAGCAGCCATGGTAGTTGCGACCTTCGGGAATGTAATCGGAGGCTCTGTTTATTTTCCTTATTTCAGCATGGTGCGATTTATCAATGTACTCGGCTTCATCCAGAACATGGACGTATGGATCGTCTTTATCTGGATATTCAGCGTGTATGTGAAGCTAGCTGTGTATTTATTCGTCAATAGCTACGGGTCCGCTCAGTTGCTTGGTTTTAAGAAGTGGCGGCGCATGATCTTCTTCACTTCGCCAGCCATATTCGTCCTTTCCGTTCTTCCGCGCAATCTAATCATTGCGTTAGATTTCAAAAATGAAGTATGGCTGGGGTATGTATTTCCCATTCTGATTATTGGGCTTCCGCTCATCATGTTGGTTATGGGAAAACTTCGTGGAACACAGGCTCACTCCAGATAA
- a CDS encoding Ger(x)C family spore germination protein translates to MKRVRLALSLVVLPLLLAGCWDRNEINEYAFWIGTALDLTENGQIKNSAQIAVPSQFISSKGQGTGGQRANIVISETGPSIISSMQKLQDKLPRKIFLGHRRAVFIGESLARKGLSDIMDQFTRNPDTRMRTDIFVVNGGEGKDALEINSPFNQFSAIAAVDQDRYCRLGDTALRDVLLDATSDGIRPSMPMIEISPSNQNEINKVFYVRSVAIFNKHMKMVGEIRDHASLNLYWIKGVMKDQYLTIQTDDGSYSFYESNLNRAIRTTMKDNKLKVTFKLTGEGRLLESTSKLDISYDTVLRSIEHKLNSIKKKEIEADIQFIQRNYGQDVFGIGEGVHREHPIRWKKMKGQWDEIFPTLDIAVEVDLHIQSLGKLGKPLPL, encoded by the coding sequence ATGAAGCGTGTCAGATTAGCCCTTTCTTTAGTCGTGCTCCCCCTTCTGCTCGCTGGCTGTTGGGACCGAAACGAAATTAATGAATACGCCTTTTGGATCGGTACGGCACTCGATCTGACAGAAAACGGACAAATAAAAAATAGCGCTCAAATCGCGGTACCCTCCCAATTCATCAGCTCCAAAGGTCAAGGAACCGGCGGACAGCGCGCTAATATCGTCATTTCGGAGACCGGCCCATCGATAATCAGCTCCATGCAGAAGCTCCAAGACAAATTACCTCGCAAGATCTTCCTCGGACACCGCAGAGCCGTGTTCATTGGCGAGAGCTTGGCGCGCAAGGGACTAAGCGATATTATGGACCAGTTTACACGTAATCCGGATACGCGCATGAGAACGGATATTTTCGTGGTAAACGGCGGAGAGGGTAAAGACGCATTGGAGATCAACAGCCCCTTCAATCAATTCTCAGCCATTGCAGCCGTGGATCAAGACCGTTATTGCCGGCTCGGAGATACTGCTCTGCGCGATGTCCTGTTAGATGCCACCAGTGATGGGATTCGCCCGTCGATGCCGATGATTGAGATCTCCCCTTCTAATCAGAATGAGATAAACAAAGTCTTTTATGTAAGATCGGTGGCAATCTTTAATAAGCACATGAAGATGGTCGGAGAGATTAGGGATCATGCTTCGCTGAACTTATATTGGATCAAGGGCGTTATGAAAGACCAGTATTTGACGATACAAACGGATGATGGCAGCTACTCCTTCTACGAATCGAACTTAAATCGAGCGATACGCACGACTATGAAAGACAACAAACTCAAGGTCACCTTCAAACTAACAGGTGAAGGCAGATTGCTTGAAAGTACGTCCAAGCTCGATATATCCTACGACACCGTACTCAGAAGCATTGAACACAAGCTCAATTCCATCAAGAAAAAAGAAATCGAAGCGGATATACAATTCATTCAACGCAATTACGGGCAGGACGTCTTCGGTATCGGAGAAGGAGTCCACCGTGAGCATCCCATTCGTTGGAAGAAAATGAAAGGTCAATGGGATGAGATCTTCCCAACGCTTGATATAGCTGTAGAAGTGGATTTGCATATCCAAAGCCTCGGGAAACTCGGCAAACCCCTTCCGCTCTAG